The proteins below come from a single Mycolicibacterium sp. TY81 genomic window:
- a CDS encoding UPF0182 family protein gives MGMRPAARMPKLTRRSRILVGIALLIVGLLMVGPRLVDAYVDWLWFGEVGFRSVFSTVLVTRLVVFLVAGVFIGAVAFGGMALAYRSRPVFVPASGPNDPVARYRATVLSRLRLFAIGVPAFIGLLGGFVAQTYWVRVQLFLHGGSFGITDPEFGKDLGFYAFDLPFYRLVLGYLFVGVFLMLVGNLLGHYVFGGIRLSGRQGALSRAARMQLVSLVGILVLLKAVAYWFDRYELLSHTRAGKPFTGAGYTDINAVLPAKLILLAIAVICAVAVFSALVLRDLRIPAIGLVLLLLSSVIVGAGWPMLVEQFSVKPNAAQKERDYISRSITATRDAYGLTGDSVTYRDYSGNAPATAEQVAADRATTSNIRLLDPTIVGPAFTQFQQGKNFYSFPDQLSIDRYNGPDGKLRDFVVAARELNPDRLIDNQRDWINKHSVYTHGNGFIASPANTVRGIANDPNQNGGYPEFLASVVGANGAAVSPGPAPLDQPRIYFGPVIASAPSDYAIVGKNGADREYDYETNTETKNYTYGGTGGVDIGNWLARSVFAAKFAERNFLFSSVIGPNSKILFNRDPAHRVEAVAPWLTTDSTVYPAIVNKRMVWIVDGYTTLDNYPYSELTSLSSATADSNEVAVNRMLPDKQVSYIRNSVKATVDAYDGTVTLYEQDEHDPVLQAWMKVFPDTVKPKSAISKELAEHLRYPEDLFKVQRMLLAKYHVNDPVTFFSTSDFWDVPLDPNPTASSFQPPYYIVAKDLATGGDSSSFQLTTAMNRFRRDFLAAYISASSDPATYGKITVLTIPGQVNGPKLAFNAISTDTAVSQDLGVIGRDNQNRIRWGNLLTLPVGQGGLLYVAPVYASPGASDAASSYPRLIRVAMMYNDKVGYGPTVRDALNGIFGPGAGATATGPAPTDVPAGTPPPAAVPGAVQPPAAGPQPPPVAVQSPGVPLTLSPAKAAALQDVNAALDGMRAAQQSGNFAQYGAALQKLDDAMARYRDAK, from the coding sequence GTGGGGATGCGGCCTGCGGCGAGGATGCCGAAGCTGACGCGACGAAGCCGAATCCTGGTCGGGATCGCGCTGCTGATCGTCGGTTTGTTGATGGTCGGCCCGCGACTGGTCGACGCCTACGTGGACTGGCTGTGGTTCGGTGAGGTCGGCTTCCGTTCGGTGTTCAGCACCGTCCTGGTGACGCGTCTGGTGGTCTTCCTGGTGGCCGGCGTCTTCATCGGCGCCGTGGCGTTCGGTGGAATGGCACTGGCGTACCGGTCCCGGCCGGTGTTCGTGCCGGCGTCCGGACCCAATGACCCGGTGGCCCGCTACCGCGCCACCGTCCTGTCGCGACTGCGGTTGTTCGCCATCGGTGTCCCGGCGTTCATCGGGCTGCTGGGCGGCTTCGTGGCGCAGACCTACTGGGTGCGGGTGCAGCTGTTCCTGCACGGCGGCTCGTTCGGCATCACCGATCCCGAATTCGGCAAGGATCTGGGCTTCTACGCGTTCGACCTGCCCTTCTACCGGCTGGTGCTCGGCTACCTGTTCGTCGGCGTCTTCCTAATGCTGGTCGGGAACCTGTTGGGCCACTACGTGTTCGGCGGCATCCGCTTGTCGGGCCGCCAGGGCGCGCTCAGCCGCGCGGCGCGCATGCAGCTGGTGTCGCTGGTGGGAATCCTGGTGCTGCTCAAGGCCGTTGCCTACTGGTTCGACCGGTACGAGCTGCTCAGCCACACCCGGGCCGGTAAGCCGTTCACCGGCGCCGGCTACACGGACATCAACGCGGTGCTGCCGGCGAAGCTGATCCTGCTGGCGATCGCGGTGATCTGCGCGGTGGCCGTGTTCTCGGCGCTGGTGCTGCGGGACTTGCGGATTCCGGCGATCGGCTTGGTCCTGCTGCTGCTGAGCTCGGTGATCGTCGGGGCCGGCTGGCCCATGTTGGTCGAGCAGTTCAGCGTCAAACCCAATGCGGCGCAGAAGGAACGCGACTACATCAGTCGCAGTATCACGGCGACGCGCGACGCGTACGGGTTGACCGGCGATTCGGTGACCTACCGTGACTACAGCGGCAACGCGCCCGCCACCGCCGAGCAGGTGGCGGCCGACCGGGCGACGACGTCGAACATCCGCCTGCTCGACCCGACCATCGTCGGGCCGGCCTTCACGCAGTTCCAGCAGGGCAAGAACTTCTACAGCTTCCCGGACCAGCTGTCCATCGACCGTTACAACGGGCCGGACGGCAAGCTGCGCGACTTCGTCGTCGCGGCACGGGAATTGAACCCGGACCGGCTGATCGACAACCAGCGCGACTGGATCAACAAGCACTCGGTCTACACCCACGGCAACGGCTTCATCGCCTCGCCCGCCAACACCGTGCGCGGTATCGCCAATGACCCCAACCAGAACGGCGGCTACCCGGAGTTCCTGGCCAGCGTGGTCGGCGCCAATGGCGCGGCCGTGTCGCCCGGTCCGGCACCGCTGGATCAGCCGCGCATCTACTTCGGTCCGGTGATCGCCAGCGCGCCATCGGATTACGCCATCGTCGGCAAGAACGGCGCCGACCGCGAGTACGACTACGAGACCAACACCGAGACGAAGAACTACACCTACGGCGGTACCGGTGGTGTGGACATCGGCAACTGGCTGGCCCGGTCGGTCTTCGCCGCCAAGTTCGCCGAGCGGAACTTCTTGTTCTCCAGCGTCATCGGGCCGAACAGCAAGATTCTGTTCAACCGTGACCCGGCCCACCGGGTCGAGGCAGTGGCGCCGTGGCTGACCACCGACTCGACGGTCTACCCGGCGATCGTCAACAAGCGCATGGTGTGGATCGTCGACGGCTACACCACCCTGGACAACTACCCGTACTCGGAGCTGACGTCGCTGTCGAGTGCGACCGCCGACTCGAATGAGGTTGCGGTCAACCGGATGTTGCCGGACAAGCAGGTCTCGTACATCCGCAACTCGGTGAAGGCCACCGTCGACGCCTACGACGGCACCGTCACGCTGTACGAGCAGGACGAGCACGACCCGGTGCTGCAGGCGTGGATGAAGGTGTTCCCGGACACCGTGAAGCCGAAGTCGGCCATCAGCAAGGAACTCGCCGAGCACCTGCGCTACCCGGAGGACCTGTTCAAGGTCCAGCGCATGCTGCTGGCCAAGTACCACGTCAACGATCCGGTGACGTTCTTCTCGACATCGGACTTCTGGGACGTGCCGCTCGATCCCAACCCGACGGCCAGCAGCTTCCAGCCGCCGTACTACATCGTCGCGAAAGACCTTGCCACGGGTGGTGATTCGTCGTCGTTCCAGCTGACCACGGCGATGAACCGGTTTCGGCGGGACTTCCTGGCGGCGTACATCAGCGCCAGCTCCGATCCGGCAACGTACGGCAAGATCACCGTGCTGACCATCCCGGGTCAGGTCAACGGTCCCAAGCTGGCGTTCAACGCGATCAGCACCGACACCGCGGTCAGCCAGGATCTCGGCGTCATCGGCCGGGACAACCAGAACCGGATCCGGTGGGGCAATCTCTTGACGCTGCCGGTCGGGCAGGGCGGGTTGCTCTATGTCGCACCGGTTTACGCCTCGCCGGGCGCCAGTGACGCGGCCTCGTCGTACCCGCGACTGATCCGCGTGGCGATGATGTACAACGACAAGGTCGGCTACGGCCCGACGGTCCGTGACGCCCTCAACGGCATCTTCGGGCCCGGCGCCGGTGCCACCGCGACCGGTCCGGCTCCGACCGATGTGCCGGCCGGCACGCCGCCTCCGGCGGCCGTTCCGGGGGCCGTCCAGCCGCCTGCCGCGGGACCGCAGCCCCCGCCGGTCGCGGTGCAGTCACCTGGCGTGCCGCTGACGCTGTCGCCCGCGAAAGCGGCTGCCCTGCAAGACGTCAACGCGGCCCTCGACGGCATGCGTGCGGCCCAGCAGAGCGGCAATTTCGCCCAGTACGGCGCCGCGCTGCAGAAGCTCGACGACGCCATGGCGAGGTACCGCGACGCCAAGTAG
- a CDS encoding PDZ domain-containing protein, whose amino-acid sequence MNRRISTLVVALVPIIVFVVLVSVVTVPFVSLGPGPTFDTLGEVDGKKVVDIKGDVKVHPTSGHLNMTTVSQSDGLTLGQALALWMSGREQLVPRDLVYPPDKSKEQVDKANNADFKNSEEDAEYAALSYLKYPKAVTVQAVADPGPSAGQLRPGDAIDAVNGIPVATVEEFTGLLKKTKPGDHVVLDYRRKNAGIGVTTITLGTNKDRDYGYLGTTVLNAPWAPFVIDFNLANIGGPSAGLMFSLAVVDKLTDGNLNGGKFVAGTGTIGDDGKVGPIGGITHKMLAAREAGATVFMVPAENCAEAVSARLDGLGLIKVENLSGAVDALHAVSAGGEPPRC is encoded by the coding sequence GTGAACAGGCGGATTTCTACGCTCGTGGTCGCTCTGGTGCCGATCATCGTGTTCGTCGTACTGGTGTCGGTGGTGACCGTGCCCTTCGTCTCGCTGGGTCCCGGCCCGACGTTCGACACGCTCGGCGAGGTCGACGGCAAAAAGGTCGTCGACATCAAGGGCGACGTCAAGGTGCACCCGACCTCCGGACACCTGAACATGACCACGGTGTCGCAGAGCGACGGGCTGACGCTGGGCCAGGCGCTGGCGCTGTGGATGTCGGGCCGCGAGCAGCTGGTGCCGCGCGACCTGGTGTATCCGCCGGACAAGTCCAAGGAGCAGGTCGACAAGGCCAACAACGCCGACTTCAAGAACTCCGAGGAAGACGCCGAGTACGCGGCGTTGAGTTACCTGAAGTACCCGAAGGCGGTGACGGTCCAGGCCGTCGCCGATCCGGGGCCCTCGGCCGGTCAGTTGCGCCCCGGCGATGCCATCGATGCGGTCAACGGCATTCCGGTGGCCACCGTCGAAGAGTTCACCGGACTGCTGAAGAAAACCAAGCCCGGTGACCACGTCGTGCTCGACTACCGGCGCAAGAACGCCGGGATCGGCGTCACGACCATCACGTTGGGCACCAACAAGGACCGTGACTACGGCTACCTCGGTACGACGGTGCTCAACGCGCCGTGGGCGCCGTTCGTCATCGACTTCAACCTCGCCAACATCGGTGGCCCGTCGGCCGGTCTGATGTTCAGCCTCGCCGTCGTCGACAAGCTGACCGACGGAAACCTGAACGGCGGCAAGTTCGTTGCGGGTACCGGCACCATCGGCGACGACGGCAAGGTGGGCCCGATCGGCGGCATCACGCACAAGATGCTGGCGGCCCGCGAGGCCGGCGCGACGGTGTTCATGGTGCCCGCCGAGAACTGCGCCGAAGCGGTCTCGGCCCGCCTGGACGGACTCGGGCTGATCAAGGTCGAGAACCTCAGTGGTGCCGTCGACGCGCTGCACGCGGTGTCCGCTGGTGGCGAACCTCCCCGCTGCTGA
- a CDS encoding zinc-dependent metalloprotease yields the protein MADLPFGFSSGEDPDRDKSKKEPGPGSSGGSSDPFGFGNAFGGPGGAGMPDLGQIFTQLGAMFSGAGASMNNPQSGPVNYDLARKLASNSIGFVKPVPEQTATAISDAVHLAETWLDGVTALPAGTTRAVAWTPSDWLDNTLNTWKRLCDPVAEQLSTVWVSALPEEAKAMAGPLLAMMSQMGGMAFGSQLGQALGTLSKEVLTSTDIGLPLGPSGVAALMPEAVEAFGEGLEQPRSEVLTFLAAREAAHHRLFSHVPWLASQLLSAVEAFAKGMKIDMSGFEEMASGLDPAALMGDPGAMEKLLSQGMFEPKATPEQAAALERLETLLALIEGWVQTVVTAALGERLPGTSALSETLRRRRATGGPAEQTFATLVGLELRPRKMREAATLWEKLTDAVGADKRDAVWQHPDLLPSAADLDEPAAFIDQALGGDTSDLDQALADLEKDLKRSADEDAGDDPAEG from the coding sequence ATGGCTGACCTGCCTTTCGGCTTCTCCAGCGGCGAAGACCCCGACCGCGACAAGTCCAAGAAAGAACCTGGACCAGGCTCTTCCGGTGGCTCCTCGGACCCGTTCGGGTTCGGCAACGCGTTCGGCGGTCCCGGCGGCGCCGGCATGCCCGACCTCGGGCAGATCTTCACGCAGCTCGGCGCGATGTTCAGTGGCGCGGGCGCGTCGATGAACAATCCCCAGTCCGGCCCGGTCAACTACGACCTGGCCCGCAAGCTGGCGTCGAACTCGATCGGCTTCGTCAAGCCGGTGCCCGAGCAGACCGCGACGGCCATCTCCGACGCCGTGCACCTGGCGGAGACCTGGCTCGATGGCGTCACCGCCCTGCCGGCCGGCACCACCCGCGCCGTGGCGTGGACGCCGAGCGACTGGCTCGACAACACCCTCAACACCTGGAAGCGGCTGTGCGACCCGGTCGCCGAGCAGCTGTCGACGGTGTGGGTGTCGGCGTTGCCCGAAGAGGCCAAGGCGATGGCCGGACCGCTGCTGGCGATGATGTCGCAGATGGGTGGCATGGCCTTCGGCTCGCAGCTGGGCCAGGCGCTGGGGACGTTGTCCAAGGAGGTGCTGACGTCCACCGACATCGGCCTGCCGCTGGGGCCGTCCGGTGTCGCCGCGCTGATGCCCGAGGCCGTCGAGGCGTTCGGCGAAGGTCTCGAGCAGCCGCGCAGCGAGGTGCTGACATTCCTCGCGGCGCGTGAAGCAGCCCACCACCGGCTTTTCAGCCACGTGCCGTGGCTGGCCAGCCAGCTGCTCAGCGCCGTCGAAGCCTTTGCCAAGGGCATGAAGATCGACATGAGCGGCTTCGAGGAGATGGCCTCCGGCCTGGACCCGGCGGCGCTGATGGGCGACCCGGGCGCCATGGAAAAGCTGCTGAGCCAGGGCATGTTCGAACCGAAGGCCACCCCCGAGCAGGCCGCGGCGCTGGAACGACTGGAGACGCTGCTGGCGCTCATCGAGGGCTGGGTGCAGACCGTCGTCACCGCCGCACTCGGTGAGCGGCTGCCCGGCACGTCGGCGCTGAGCGAGACGCTGCGTCGTCGTCGCGCCACCGGCGGACCCGCCGAGCAGACCTTCGCGACCCTCGTGGGCCTGGAACTGCGGCCGCGCAAGATGCGCGAGGCCGCCACCCTGTGGGAGAAGCTGACCGACGCCGTCGGCGCCGACAAGCGCGACGCCGTCTGGCAACACCCCGATCTGCTGCCCAGCGCCGCCGATCTGGACGAGCCCGCGGCCTTCATCGACCAGGCGCTCGGCGGCGACACCTCGGATCTCGATCAGGCGCTGGCCGATCTGGAGAAGGACCTCAAGCGGTCCGCCGACGAGGACGCGGGAGACGACCCAGCCGAGGGCTGA
- a CDS encoding TOMM precursor leader peptide-binding protein: MTTSRQTLNPAMPVLQRPDGTVQLGWDPRRAIGIRPPDGLTVGDLADLLRGMQSGVDAESSQALALAAGLTDVDGWTGLVDALNSAGLLQTAPDTGRRPVSVRIHGSGPLSDLLAGALNCSGTRVRTSRFGHVAVTRDAADLVVLSDFLVADRRLVRDLHRAGVPHLPVRIRDGTGLIGPLVLPGATSCLNCADLHRSDRDASWPVLAAQLEGTVGSADRATVLATAAVALNQVDRVIDAIRGGGARAEPPPTLDATLEFDIGSRTTVVRRWSRHPLCDWCDRLS; this comes from the coding sequence ATGACCACGTCTCGTCAGACCCTGAACCCGGCCATGCCGGTGTTGCAGCGGCCCGACGGGACGGTGCAGCTCGGCTGGGACCCGCGGCGCGCCATCGGCATTCGGCCTCCGGACGGGTTGACGGTCGGTGACCTGGCGGACTTGCTGCGCGGCATGCAGAGCGGCGTCGACGCCGAGAGCAGCCAGGCGCTCGCGCTGGCGGCCGGGCTGACCGACGTCGACGGCTGGACCGGCTTGGTCGACGCTCTGAACTCAGCGGGACTGTTGCAGACGGCGCCGGATACCGGCCGGCGACCGGTGTCGGTACGCATTCACGGCAGCGGTCCCCTCTCGGACCTGTTGGCCGGCGCCTTGAATTGTTCCGGAACCCGGGTGCGCACCAGCCGATTCGGCCACGTGGCCGTCACGCGGGACGCCGCCGATCTGGTGGTGCTGTCCGATTTCCTGGTCGCCGACCGCCGTCTGGTGCGCGACCTGCACCGTGCCGGGGTCCCGCATCTGCCGGTGCGGATCCGGGACGGCACCGGGCTGATCGGTCCCCTCGTTCTGCCCGGGGCGACGAGCTGCCTGAACTGTGCCGACCTCCACCGCAGCGACCGCGACGCGTCGTGGCCGGTGCTGGCCGCCCAATTGGAGGGCACCGTCGGCAGCGCCGACCGGGCGACGGTACTGGCCACCGCGGCGGTGGCGCTCAACCAGGTGGACCGGGTGATCGACGCGATCCGCGGCGGCGGGGCCCGCGCAGAACCACCGCCGACGCTCGATGCCACCCTCGAATTCGACATCGGCTCGCGGACCACGGTGGTGCGCCGGTGGTCGCGTCATCCGCTGTGTGACTGGTGCGATCGACTGTCGTGA
- a CDS encoding AarF/ABC1/UbiB kinase family protein: MDDVNVADIKRGSVARNAKLAGLAGGMAGRAALGLGKRLAGRSKDEVTAELMDKAANQLFTVLGELKGGAMKVGQALSVMEAAIPEQYGKPYREALTKLQREAPPLPAAKVHRVLDAQLGTKWRDRFQSFDDTPVASASIGQVHKAVWSDGREVAVKIQYPGADEALRADLKTIQRLVGVFKQLAPGADVQGVVDELIDRTEMELDYRLEADNQRAFAKAYAGHPHFKVPAIVASAPKVVIAEWMDGIPMSVIIREGTVEQRDLMGTRLSELTFDAPARLEIMHGDTHPGNFMLLPDGRMGVIDFGAVAPLPGGLPTAIGEMISLARDKNYDKLLPVMEEAGFIQPGEEVPIFEVDNMLRQYVEPIQTDVFHYTRRWIMKMAAGQLDNGVNQIKMARQLDMPPNLVIPLRVIASTVAICCQLDAHVPVKAIATELVPGFTP, encoded by the coding sequence ATGGATGATGTGAATGTGGCTGATATCAAACGGGGCAGTGTGGCACGCAACGCGAAGCTCGCCGGTCTGGCCGGCGGCATGGCGGGACGGGCGGCGCTGGGGTTGGGCAAGCGTCTGGCGGGCAGGTCCAAGGACGAGGTGACCGCCGAGCTGATGGACAAGGCGGCCAACCAGCTGTTCACCGTGCTGGGTGAACTCAAGGGCGGTGCGATGAAGGTCGGCCAGGCCCTGTCGGTGATGGAGGCGGCGATTCCCGAGCAGTACGGCAAGCCGTACCGCGAGGCGCTGACCAAGCTGCAGCGTGAAGCCCCGCCCCTGCCGGCCGCCAAGGTGCACCGCGTGCTCGACGCGCAGCTGGGCACCAAGTGGCGCGACCGCTTCCAGTCGTTCGACGACACCCCGGTCGCGTCGGCCAGCATCGGCCAGGTACACAAGGCCGTCTGGTCCGACGGCCGCGAGGTCGCGGTCAAAATCCAGTACCCCGGCGCCGACGAGGCGCTGCGTGCCGACCTGAAGACCATCCAGCGTCTGGTCGGCGTCTTCAAGCAGCTGGCGCCCGGCGCCGATGTCCAGGGCGTCGTCGACGAGCTGATCGACCGCACCGAGATGGAACTGGACTACCGGCTGGAGGCCGACAACCAGCGGGCGTTCGCCAAGGCCTACGCCGGGCACCCGCACTTCAAGGTGCCGGCGATCGTGGCCAGCGCGCCGAAGGTCGTCATCGCCGAATGGATGGACGGCATCCCGATGTCGGTCATCATCCGGGAGGGCACCGTCGAGCAGCGCGACCTGATGGGTACCCGGCTGTCGGAGCTGACATTCGACGCGCCGGCGCGCCTGGAGATCATGCACGGGGACACCCACCCCGGGAACTTCATGCTGCTGCCCGACGGTCGCATGGGCGTCATCGACTTCGGCGCGGTGGCGCCACTGCCCGGTGGGCTGCCGACCGCGATCGGCGAGATGATCAGCCTGGCGCGGGACAAGAACTACGACAAACTGCTGCCGGTGATGGAGGAAGCCGGGTTCATCCAGCCGGGCGAAGAGGTCCCGATCTTCGAGGTCGACAACATGCTGCGGCAGTACGTCGAGCCGATCCAGACCGATGTCTTCCACTACACGCGGCGCTGGATCATGAAAATGGCTGCGGGCCAGTTGGACAACGGCGTGAACCAGATCAAGATGGCCCGTCAGCTCGACATGCCGCCGAACCTGGTCATCCCGCTGCGCGTGATCGCGTCGACCGTGGCGATCTGCTGTCAGCTGGACGCCCACGTCCCCGTGAAAGCCATTGCCACGGAACTGGTTCCGGGCTTCACGCCTTAG
- a CDS encoding WhiB family transcriptional regulator produces the protein MTSQTCRQRLAVPCHVGDPDMWFADNPTQLEQAKALCADCPIRLQCLNEALEREEPWGVWGGEILERGAVIARKRPRGRPRKDVVAA, from the coding sequence ATGACTAGCCAGACTTGCCGACAAAGGCTGGCGGTGCCATGTCATGTCGGCGACCCCGATATGTGGTTCGCTGACAACCCCACTCAGCTGGAACAGGCCAAGGCGCTGTGCGCCGACTGCCCGATCCGACTCCAGTGCCTCAACGAGGCGCTGGAACGTGAAGAGCCGTGGGGTGTTTGGGGTGGGGAGATCCTCGAGCGCGGCGCCGTCATCGCACGCAAGCGTCCGCGCGGTCGTCCGCGCAAGGACGTCGTCGCGGCATGA
- a CDS encoding ATP-dependent DNA helicase UvrD2: MPAEAPPSTLLEDLDDEQREAVLAPRGPVCVLAGAGTGKTRTITRRIAYLVAAGHVAPSQVLAVTFTQRAAGEMRGRLRSLENEIDGAQGTGAVQAMTFHAAALRQLRYFWPRVVGDTGWELLDSKFAVVAQAANRAGIQASTDDVRDLAGEIEWAKSSLISPELYPEQVAKIERDIPFDAAKVAAVYAGYEGLKARRDGSALLDFDDLLLHTAAAIENDAAVAGEFRDRYRCFVVDEYQDVTPLQQRVLNAWVGERDDLTVVGDANQTIYSFTGATPQYLLDFSRRFPDAALIRLERDYRSTPQVVSLANQVISAASGRMAASRLQLIGQRDPGPKPVFREHPDEVAEANAVAAAIKKLIQSGTAPSEIAVLYRINAQSEVYEEALTAAGVAFQVRGGEGFFSRQEIRQSLLALQRAAGHQGDVAGVELPQLVRDLLEPLGLTAEPPAGTKARERWDALLALVELVEQEVAVRPNLDLQGLLVELRQRADSRHPPVVQGVTLASLHAAKGLEWDAVFLVGLVDGTLPISHALSHGADSEPVEEERRLFYVGITRARVHLTISWALARAAGGRQSRKPSRFLNGLTPQSRREPQQPQRKRGPAPRCRVCNAALTSSTAILLRRCESCPSNLDEELLGRLKEWRLRTAQEMKVPAYVVFTDNTLIAIAEALPADNAALVAIPGIGARKLEQYGPDVLALVNASR, from the coding sequence ATGCCAGCCGAGGCCCCGCCGTCCACACTCCTCGAGGACCTCGACGACGAACAGCGTGAGGCCGTCCTCGCGCCGCGCGGCCCGGTGTGCGTGCTGGCCGGTGCCGGCACGGGCAAGACCCGCACCATCACCCGCCGCATCGCCTATCTCGTCGCCGCCGGACACGTCGCGCCGAGTCAGGTGCTGGCCGTGACGTTCACCCAGCGCGCCGCCGGAGAGATGCGCGGCCGCCTCCGCAGCCTGGAAAACGAGATCGACGGAGCACAAGGCACCGGGGCCGTCCAGGCCATGACGTTCCACGCCGCGGCGCTGCGCCAGCTGCGGTACTTCTGGCCGCGGGTGGTCGGCGACACCGGCTGGGAGTTGCTCGACAGCAAGTTCGCGGTGGTCGCACAGGCGGCCAATCGGGCGGGTATTCAGGCCAGTACCGACGACGTGCGCGACCTGGCCGGTGAGATCGAATGGGCCAAGTCGTCCCTCATCAGTCCCGAGTTGTACCCGGAGCAGGTCGCCAAGATCGAGCGGGACATCCCGTTCGACGCCGCCAAGGTCGCCGCGGTGTATGCCGGGTACGAGGGCCTCAAGGCCCGGCGCGACGGATCGGCGCTGCTGGACTTCGACGACCTGCTGTTGCACACCGCCGCCGCCATCGAGAACGACGCCGCCGTCGCCGGCGAATTCCGCGACCGCTACCGCTGCTTCGTCGTCGACGAGTACCAGGACGTCACCCCGCTGCAACAGCGGGTGCTCAACGCCTGGGTGGGGGAGCGCGACGACCTGACGGTGGTCGGTGACGCCAACCAGACCATCTACTCGTTCACCGGCGCCACCCCGCAATACCTCCTCGACTTCTCGCGGCGGTTCCCCGATGCGGCGCTGATCCGGCTGGAGCGCGACTACCGCAGCACGCCGCAGGTGGTGTCGCTGGCCAATCAGGTGATCTCGGCGGCGTCCGGCCGGATGGCCGCCAGCCGGTTGCAGCTCATCGGTCAGCGCGATCCGGGGCCCAAGCCGGTGTTCCGGGAACATCCCGACGAGGTCGCCGAGGCCAACGCGGTCGCCGCCGCCATCAAGAAGCTCATCCAATCCGGAACTGCCCCTTCGGAAATCGCGGTGCTGTACCGCATCAACGCGCAGTCCGAGGTGTACGAGGAGGCGCTCACCGCGGCCGGGGTGGCGTTCCAGGTGCGCGGGGGTGAGGGCTTCTTCAGCCGCCAGGAGATTCGGCAGTCGTTGCTGGCGCTGCAGCGCGCGGCGGGACACCAGGGTGACGTCGCCGGTGTCGAGCTGCCCCAGTTGGTCCGGGATCTGCTGGAACCGCTGGGCCTGACGGCCGAGCCACCGGCGGGTACCAAGGCCCGGGAACGCTGGGATGCGTTGTTGGCCTTGGTCGAATTGGTCGAGCAGGAAGTCGCGGTGCGTCCCAACCTGGACCTGCAGGGACTGCTCGTCGAGCTGCGCCAGCGCGCCGATTCGCGGCACCCACCGGTGGTGCAGGGCGTCACGCTGGCGTCGCTGCACGCCGCCAAGGGCCTCGAGTGGGATGCGGTGTTCCTGGTCGGTCTGGTCGACGGCACGCTGCCCATCTCGCACGCTCTGTCGCACGGCGCGGACAGCGAACCCGTCGAGGAGGAGCGCCGCCTCTTCTACGTCGGAATCACCAGGGCCAGAGTGCATTTGACGATTTCGTGGGCGCTCGCCCGGGCCGCCGGCGGGCGGCAGAGCCGTAAGCCCTCGCGGTTCCTCAACGGGCTGACACCGCAGAGTCGACGGGAACCCCAACAGCCGCAACGTAAACGGGGTCCGGCGCCGCGCTGCCGGGTTTGCAACGCGGCGTTGACGTCGTCGACCGCGATCCTGTTGCGGCGCTGCGAATCGTGCCCGTCGAACCTGGACGAGGAGCTGCTCGGCCGGCTCAAGGAATGGCGCCTGCGTACCGCGCAGGAGATGAAGGTGCCCGCCTACGTGGTGTTCACCGACAACACCCTGATCGCGATCGCCGAGGCCCTGCCGGCCGACAATGCCGCGTTGGTGGCCATTCCCGGGATCGGTGCGCGCAAGCTGGAGCAATACGGACCCGATGTGCTGGCATTGGTGAACGCGTCCCGTTAG